From a single Mycolicibacterium mengxianglii genomic region:
- a CDS encoding TrmH family RNA methyltransferase: MTEPGPTEWGANINGVGPWIGPWPEDPRYDHALLRDGDTRNVVDAYRYWTREAIVADIDTRRHPLHIAIENFGSDANIGGVVRTANAFAVDTVHIVGRRRWNRRGAMVTDRYQRLQHHDTTNELLSFARGAGLTVVAVDNVPGATRLEETDLPRNALLVFGQEGPGITEAASRGAALVVSIAQFGSTRSINASVAAGIAMHSWIRQWGDLKTAW; encoded by the coding sequence ATGACCGAGCCAGGCCCCACGGAATGGGGTGCCAATATCAACGGGGTCGGCCCCTGGATCGGTCCGTGGCCCGAGGATCCGCGCTACGACCATGCTCTGCTGCGCGACGGAGACACCCGCAATGTGGTGGACGCCTACCGGTATTGGACCCGGGAAGCCATCGTCGCCGACATCGACACGCGGCGGCACCCACTCCATATCGCCATCGAGAATTTCGGCAGTGACGCCAATATCGGTGGGGTGGTGCGTACCGCCAACGCGTTCGCCGTCGACACCGTCCACATCGTCGGACGCCGCCGGTGGAACCGTCGGGGAGCGATGGTGACCGACAGGTACCAGCGGCTGCAGCACCACGACACCACCAACGAGCTGCTGTCATTCGCCCGTGGGGCCGGCCTGACCGTCGTCGCGGTCGACAACGTTCCCGGGGCCACCAGGCTCGAGGAAACCGACCTCCCCCGCAACGCGTTGTTGGTGTTCGGTCAGGAGGGGCCCGGGATCACCGAGGCCGCCAGTCGGGGCGCCGCGTTGGTGGTCTCCATCGCCCAGTTCGGGTCGACCCGCAGTATCAACGCCTCGGTCGCCGCCGGAATCGCGATGCACTCCTGGATCAGACAATGGGGTGACCT